In one window of Camelina sativa cultivar DH55 chromosome 15, Cs, whole genome shotgun sequence DNA:
- the LOC104746741 gene encoding protein tesmin/TSO1-like CXC 3: MDTPEKSITQIGTPVSKLKSEDSPVFNYICNLSPIKTLKSIPIAQTLSSLNFTSPPSVFTSPHAVSHKESRFRSQINKDVVASVGEEVKEEALTGNEPSQNVKNDFSTPKVSNDVRGGGNGSCEDGGMDLLKMCDNVKKKSDTPDWETLIAATTELIYGSPSESEAFSCLMKRRSNSGARVRGGGGTKSTLEEPVSSTVVANNETESFDANSILHRGVRRRCLDFEVPGNNQQTLGESSSSCVVPSIGLHLNAIAMSSKDNNVANEYSLSGNIKVGLQSSTSPVLHSQQDAGQAVEEFPISSALVEINPISAKKKRRKSEQSGEGEASCKRCNCKKSKCLKLYCECFAAGVYCIEPCSCIDCFNKPIHEDVVLATRKQIESRNPLAFAPKVIRNSDSIIEVGDDTSKTPASARHKRGCNCKKSNCLKKYCECYQGGVGCSINCRCEGCKNAFGRKDGSLFEQDEENEVSAKRVTAKTQQNVELFNPVVPPSTPIPFRQPLSQLPISSNNRLLPPVEHFHHGASGSSSSGIYNIRKQDMSMVSHSRIEIISEDIDDDMPENLLNHSPMTNMKAVVSPNRKRVSLPHLDSSEETPWRRNGGRKLIHSIPTFPSLTPHH, encoded by the exons atggatacaCCGGAAAAGAGTATTACCCAGATCGGGACTCCAGTTTCTAAACTCAAATCCGAG GATTCGCCagtgtttaattatatatgtaatctcTCTCCAATCAAGACTCTCAAATCAATCCCAATCGCTCAAACTTTAAGCTCTCTCAATTTCACATCTCCACCTTCTGTTTTCACTTCTCCTCATGCTGTTTCTCACAAAGAGTCTCGTTTCAGAAG tCAAATTAACAAAGATGTGGTTGCTTCCGTTggagaagaagtaaaagaagaagctttaacTGGAAACGAACCGTCACAGAACGTTAAGAATGATTTTAGTACTCCTAAGGTGAGTAATGATGTGAGAGGAGGAGGCAATGGTAGTTGTGAAGATGGTGGGATGGATCTGCTGAAGATGTGTGACAATGTCAAGAAGAAAAGTGATACTCCAGATTGGGAAACTCTTATTGCTGCTACGACAGAACTGATCTATGGCTCACCTAGTGAGTCTGAGGCTTTTAGTTGCTTGATGAAGAGAAGATCTAACTCTGGAGCTCGTGtacgtggtggtggtggtacaaAGTCAACGTTGGAGGAGCCAGTTTCAAGTACTGTTGTAGCCAATAATGAAACTGAGTCCTTTGAT gCAAATTCGATCTTGCATCGAGGCGTGAGAAGACGGTGTCTAGACTTTGAGGTTCCAGGGAATAATCAGCAAACATTGGGCGAATCTTCATCAAGTTGTGTAGTACCTAGCATTGGTCTGCATCTAAACGCTATTGCAATGTCCTCTAAGGACAACAATGTTGCTAATGAGTACTCATTGTCCGGTAACATTAAAGTCGGTTTGCAAAGTTCTACCTCTCCGGTTCTTCACTCGCAGCAAGATGCAGGTCAAGCTGTAGAAGAGTTTCCAATATCTTCAGCTTTAGTTGAAATAAATCCAATAAGTGCCAAGAAGAAAAG GCGTAAGTCTGAACAATCAGGAGAAGGCGAGGCGTCGTGTAAACGGTGCAACTGCAAAAAATCTAAGTGCTTGAAGCT TTACTGTGAATGTTTTGCTGCTGGAGTTTATTGCATAGAGCCATGTTCATGTATAGATTGCTTCAATAAACCTATCCATGAAGATGTTGTCTTGGCTACTCGCAAACAGATCGAATCCCGCAATCCACTTGCATTTGCTCCTAAAGTCATAAGAAACTCAGATTCCATCATTGAAGTTGGT GATGATACAAGCAAAACTCCAGCTTCAGCGCGACACAAACGAGGCTGTAACTGCAAGAAATCAAACTGTCTGAAGAAATATTGTGAATGCTATCAG GGTGGAGTTGGCTGTTCCATAAACTGTAGATGTGAAGGATGTAAAAATGCATTTGGCAGAAAAGATG GATCTTTGTTCGAACAAGATGAGGAAAACGAAGTTTCTGCCAAAAGGGTAACTGCGAAAACACAACAGAATGTTGAGTTGTTCAATCCTGTTGTTCCACCTTCAACACCAATACCATTTAG GCAACCACTGTCTCAACTTCCCATCTCATCCAACAATAGACTACTTCCTCCAGTAGAACATTTTCATCATGGAGCttctggatcatcttcttccggGATATACAACATCAGAAAACAAGACATGAGTATGGTTTCTCATTCAAGGATTGAGATAATCTCAGAAGACATTGATGATGACATGCCTGAGAATCTTCTAAACCATTCTCCAATGACCAACATGAAAGCTGTAGTGTCTCCCAACAGAAAAAGGGTGTCTTTGCCTCATCTTGATTCATCGGAGGAGACACCATGGAGAAGAAATGGTGGGAGGAAGCTGATACACTCGATCCCAACGTTTCCTTCTCTTACTCCACACCATTAG
- the LOC104748450 gene encoding CRC domain-containing protein TSO1 produces MGLEKMLDVREANDTPNCGRLISDATELLVFRSPNDSEAFRCLVDKISSSERRFCAGVKSTKRPDINKDVPANGSSNENEPSAVLPNESVFSLNRGGMRRRCLDFEMPGKRKKEIADDQQSVCDNKEAGESSSSCVVPGIGLHLNSVALSARDSNINVVHDYSISGEIQKSFSGSTTPIQSQDTVQETSDQAENEPVEEVPRALVFPELNSGSLKKKKRVSEQAGEGESCKRCNCKKSKCLKLYCECFAAGVYCIEPCSCIDCFNKPIHEETVLATRKQIESRNPLAFAPKVIRSADSIMEAGDDASKTPASARHKRGCNCKKSNCLKKYCECYQGGVGCSINCRCEGCKNVYGRKEGSLLVIMESKQEEDQETYEKRRAKIQHKIEVSREVEQNPSSDQPSTPLPPYRHLVVHQPFLSKNRLPPTQFFIGMGSSSFRKQDSDLTQSHNEKKPIDPVTEDKTEIMPEILLNSPIANIKAISPNSKRVSPPQLGSSESGSNLRRRGNGRKLILRSIPAFPSLNPNQ; encoded by the exons ATGGGTCTTGAGAAGATGCTTGATGTTCGGGAAGCGAATGACACTCCTAACTGTGGACGTTTGATCTCAGATGCAACTGAGCTTTTAGTGTTTCGGTCTCCGAATGATTCTGAGGCTTTTAGGTGCTTGGTGGATAAAATATCAAGTTCGGAAAGACGTTTCTGTGCTGGTGTCAAGTCGACAAAGCGGCCTGATATCAACAAAGATGTTCCAGCTAATGGATCCAGTAATGAAAATGAGCCTTCGGCTGTGCTTCCCAATGAG TCTGTCTTTAGCTTGAACCGTGGTGGCATGCGAAGACGCTGCTTGGACTTTGAGATGCCAGGGAAGCGGAAGAAGGAGATAGCTGATGATCAACAATCTGTGTGTGACAATAAGGAGGCTGGTGAATCTTCCTCGAGTTGTGTTGTACCTGGTATTGGTCTTCATCTAAACTCTGTTGCATTGTCCGCAAGGGACAGTAACATCAATGTCGTACATGACTATTCCATATCTGGAGAGATTCAAAAGAGTTTTTCAGGCTCTACCACTCCAATTCAATCCCAGGACACTGTGCAAGAAACTTCGGACCAAGCAGAAAATGAACCTGTCGAAGAAGTTCCCAGAGCATTGGTGTTCCCAGAGTTGAATTCTGGCAGCcttaagaaaaagaa GCGTGTGTCTGAACAAGCTGGAGAGGGTGAGTCATGTAAGCGATGCAACTGCAAAAAGTCAAAATGTTTGAAGCT TTACTGTGAATGCTTTGCTGCTGGAGTTTATTGTATAGAGCCATGTTCATGTATAGATTGCTTTAATAAACCTATCCATGAAGAAACTGTCCTGGCTACCCGTAAACAGATTGAATCCCGAAATCCACTTGCATTTGCTCCTAAAGTCATCAGAAGCGCAGATTCCATCATGGAAGCTGGT GATGATGCAAGTAAAACTCCAGCTTCTGCACGGCACAAACGCGGCTGCAACTGCAAGAAATCAAACTGTCTGAAGAAATACTGTGAATGCTATCAG GGTGGAGTCGGATGTTCCATAAACTGTAGATGTGAAGGATGCAAAAATGTATACGGCAGAAAAGAAG GGTCTTTACTTGTTATCATGGAGAGCAAACAAGAGGAGGATCAGGAGACATATGAGAAAAGAAGAGCAAAAATCCAACACAAGATCGAGGTGTCAAGAGAAGTGGAGCAGAACCCAAGTTCTGATCAACCTTCAACACCACTGCCACCATACAG ACATTTGGTGGTTCATCAGCCGTTCTTGTCTAAGAACAGGCTGCCTCCCACACAGTTTTTTATTGGAATGGGTTCTTCCTCTTTCAGAAAACAAGACAGTGATTTGACGCAGTCACATAATGAGAAGAAGCCTATTGATCCCGTGACtgaagataaaacagagattaTGCCTGAGATTCTCCTCAATTCCCCTATAGCTAACATCAAGGCCATCTCTCCCAACAGTAAGAGAGTTTCTCCCCCTCAGCTCGGCTCTTCGGAATCTGGCTCAAACCTAAGGAGGAGAGGTAATGGCCGGAAGCTGATACTACGGTCTATTCCAGCATTTCCTTCTCTCAACCCAAATCAGTGA